A stretch of the Candidatus Jettenia sp. AMX2 genome encodes the following:
- the ltrA gene encoding group II intron reverse transcriptase/maturase, translating into MNVHVCKTVPIEYSQVVNAYHKVKKGGKAAGIDNESWREFDKEAEGNLYVIWNRLASGSYHPQAVREVEIPKKDGKMRKLGIPTLRDRIAQQVVKDYMEKKIDRLFHKNSYGYRPLKSAHQAIEKVRQNCYRQDWVIDMDISKFFDEIDHGVMIKAVEHVMEEKWVKMYVERWLQMPVQKQDGTLQTKAGKGTPQGGVISPLLANLYLHFTFDVWLSKYYPQVNFVRYADDIVVHCTSKAEAEKVLEAIKRRLAEVKLEIKEEKTRIVYCRDYRRKARHDVVKFEFLGFSYQPRARKSKRDGKLFSAFAAEISQSNQKRIRAVIREQKLWRNTQVEMTEIAKQLNSKLRGWVGYYGKYSIRSLRNTLTMIDRKLIKWLRKKHKIGYQKAAAKLNSIRQANPVLFYHWKMGNC; encoded by the coding sequence ATGAATGTCCACGTATGCAAAACAGTGCCAATTGAGTACAGCCAGGTGGTAAACGCATACCACAAGGTAAAGAAAGGCGGAAAGGCAGCAGGGATAGACAACGAGAGCTGGAGAGAATTTGATAAGGAAGCGGAGGGGAATCTCTACGTAATCTGGAACAGGCTGGCATCTGGGAGTTATCATCCGCAAGCGGTAAGAGAGGTAGAAATACCGAAGAAAGACGGCAAGATGCGTAAATTAGGGATACCGACACTACGAGACAGGATAGCGCAGCAAGTAGTGAAGGACTACATGGAAAAGAAAATAGACCGGCTTTTTCATAAGAATTCTTATGGGTACAGACCGTTGAAAAGCGCACATCAGGCCATAGAAAAAGTCAGACAGAACTGCTACCGGCAGGACTGGGTGATAGATATGGATATCAGTAAGTTCTTTGATGAAATAGATCATGGGGTGATGATAAAAGCAGTGGAACATGTCATGGAAGAGAAATGGGTGAAGATGTATGTAGAGAGATGGTTACAGATGCCGGTGCAGAAGCAAGATGGCACACTGCAAACAAAGGCAGGGAAAGGGACGCCGCAAGGTGGAGTAATAAGTCCTTTACTTGCAAACCTCTATCTGCACTTCACGTTTGATGTGTGGTTGTCGAAGTACTATCCGCAAGTAAACTTTGTCAGATATGCAGATGATATAGTGGTACACTGTACAAGCAAAGCAGAGGCGGAGAAGGTACTGGAAGCGATAAAGCGGAGACTGGCAGAAGTAAAGCTGGAAATCAAAGAGGAAAAGACACGCATAGTATACTGTAGAGATTACAGACGTAAAGCAAGGCATGACGTGGTCAAATTTGAATTTCTTGGATTCAGCTATCAGCCGAGAGCAAGAAAGAGCAAAAGAGATGGCAAGCTCTTTAGTGCATTCGCAGCCGAAATAAGCCAATCCAACCAGAAGAGAATACGGGCGGTAATAAGAGAACAGAAACTCTGGCGTAATACGCAGGTAGAGATGACAGAAATCGCCAAACAGCTTAACAGTAAACTTCGGGGATGGGTAGGGTATTATGGTAAGTACAGCATAAGAAGCCTAAGAAACACACTGACGATGATAGACAGGAAATTAATCAAGTGGCTCAGGAAAAAGCACAAGATTGGCTATCAGAAAGCAGCGGCAAAACTCAATTCGATAAGACAAGCTAACCCAGTATTGTTTTATCACTGGAAAATGGGAAACTGTTGA
- the pseC gene encoding UDP-4-amino-4,6-dideoxy-N-acetyl-beta-L-altrosamine transaminase — MKRIKNNTSRMTGDCHVRFCERLGGETPPRLLGGELLLKNILKEFDTKVSNSTNAINPMDPLNPIPYSRQYITDEDIQAVITTLKSDYLTQGPKVREFEDAFARYVGSKYAVAVSNGTAALHLSALALGVKKGDRIITTPITFAASANCVCYCGGDVVFADIDPETWLLDIHEVRKLLKSAPKGTYQGIIPVDFTGRPVNLEAFRKLADEYGLWIIEDACHAPGGYFIDSEGNKQLCGNGQFAELAIFSFHPVKHIATGEGGMITTNDEKLYKKLIMLRTHGIIKDPDLMYENHGGWYYEMHELGFNYRITDFQAALGLSQLKRANEGLKRRQAIARRYDEAFQNHPKIHSQLNELKKDTSGHAYHLYVIQTNDRRGLYNCLRTNNIFTQVHYIPVHTLPYYRRLGWKHGDMPNAETYYQKCISLPMFPALTEDEQEYVIKVIKEYLSE, encoded by the coding sequence TTGAAGCGTATCAAGAATAACACGAGCCGTATGACGGGAGACTGTCACGTACGGTTCTGTGAGAGGCTTGGGGGTGAAACTCCCCCTCGCCTACTCGGCGGTGAACTGTTACTGAAAAACATACTTAAGGAATTTGATACCAAAGTTTCAAACTCAACAAATGCAATAAACCCGATGGACCCACTAAACCCAATACCATACAGTCGCCAGTACATTACAGATGAAGATATTCAGGCGGTAATAACGACCTTAAAATCTGATTACTTAACCCAGGGGCCAAAAGTCAGGGAATTTGAAGATGCCTTTGCCCGGTATGTGGGCAGCAAGTATGCAGTGGCTGTATCTAATGGTACGGCAGCACTTCATCTGAGTGCCCTTGCATTAGGGGTGAAGAAAGGTGACAGGATCATAACCACCCCAATTACCTTCGCAGCCTCGGCCAATTGTGTATGTTATTGCGGGGGAGATGTGGTCTTTGCCGATATCGACCCTGAAACATGGCTACTCGATATCCATGAAGTGAGAAAGCTTTTAAAAAGTGCACCTAAAGGGACGTATCAGGGCATCATTCCGGTAGATTTTACAGGAAGACCGGTTAACCTCGAAGCATTCAGAAAACTGGCTGATGAATATGGACTATGGATCATTGAAGATGCGTGCCATGCACCAGGTGGTTACTTTATTGATTCGGAAGGAAACAAACAATTATGTGGAAACGGTCAGTTTGCCGAATTGGCAATCTTTTCTTTTCACCCGGTAAAACATATTGCAACGGGCGAAGGTGGTATGATTACAACAAATGATGAGAAGCTATACAAAAAACTGATAATGCTTCGTACACACGGCATAATCAAAGATCCTGATTTAATGTATGAAAACCACGGTGGTTGGTATTACGAAATGCACGAATTGGGTTTTAATTATCGTATCACTGATTTCCAGGCAGCCCTTGGTTTAAGCCAACTTAAACGTGCAAACGAGGGGTTGAAACGTCGTCAAGCCATTGCCAGGCGCTACGACGAAGCCTTTCAAAACCATCCTAAGATTCATAGCCAGTTGAATGAATTGAAAAAGGATACTAGCGGACACGCTTATCATCTGTATGTTATCCAAACAAATGACCGCCGGGGCTTATATAACTGCTTGCGGACAAATAATATATTTACACAGGTACATTACATTCCTGTTCATACTTTGCCATATTATAGAAGGCTTGGGTGGAAGCACGGAGATATGCCTAATGCCGAAACTTATTATCAAAAGTGCATCAGCCTGCCGATGTTTCCTGCATTGACTGAAGATGAGCAGGAGTATGTTATCAAAGTTATAAAAGAGTATCTAAGTGAATAA
- the pseF gene encoding pseudaminic acid cytidylyltransferase has protein sequence MNNLAIIPARGGSKRIPRKNIKDFLGKPIIAYSIEIALKSGLFGEVMVSTDDKEIAMIAEKFGARVPFYRSDQTANDYATLADVIDEVKVQYLYLGHSFENMCCILPTAPLITLENLRKGLEMLHFNKDADSVWPIVRFSYPIQRSLKLQNGRIEMYHPEYYNTRSQDLEPAFHDAGQFYWMKFHSNLCDQNRLGLEIKEIECQDIDSIEDWNIAELKYKALTGFLK, from the coding sequence GTGAATAATCTGGCCATTATACCAGCAAGAGGAGGAAGTAAGCGTATACCAAGAAAAAATATTAAAGATTTTCTTGGAAAGCCAATCATTGCCTATTCAATTGAAATTGCTTTAAAATCTGGGCTTTTTGGAGAGGTAATGGTTTCAACTGATGATAAGGAAATTGCAATGATAGCTGAAAAATTCGGCGCAAGAGTTCCATTTTACCGTTCTGACCAAACTGCAAACGATTATGCCACACTTGCCGATGTTATAGATGAAGTAAAGGTACAGTACCTGTATTTAGGCCATAGCTTCGAAAATATGTGCTGTATCTTACCTACTGCACCGCTCATAACTTTAGAAAATCTCAGAAAAGGGCTTGAGATGCTTCATTTTAACAAAGATGCAGATTCAGTTTGGCCAATCGTACGTTTTTCATATCCTATTCAAAGATCATTAAAATTGCAGAATGGACGAATCGAAATGTATCACCCTGAATATTATAATACTCGATCACAAGACCTGGAACCAGCGTTTCATGATGCCGGACAATTTTATTGGATGAAGTTTCATTCAAACCTGTGTGACCAAAATCGCTTAGGACTTGAAATCAAGGAAATAGAATGTCAGGATATTGATTCAATTGAAGATTGGAATATAGCTGAGTTGAAGTATAAAGCCTTAACTGGATTCCTAAAATGA
- the pseG gene encoding UDP-2,4-diacetamido-2,4,6-trideoxy-beta-L-altropyranose hydrolase gives MNIAIRVDASFQIGTGHVMRCLTLAHELRRKGVQVLFICREHPGHLCEMIASCGFKVARLGFNLHNYGEERLKNSRCEKGQDLLTHSGWLGVDQDVDVRQTTDALQENPSWDWLIVDHYALDVLWESSMQKVAKKIMVMDDLADRVHDCDILLDQNYFEEPEKRYKGLLPDDCETFLGPKYALIRPEFRLARRFTCMRGNGIARILVYFGGNDPVNLSGMTLDALDTPELRHLLVDVVLGSNNPHLEEIKKQAKKRPGTRLHVQPNSFVELLLRADLCIGAGGTTTWERLCLGLPGIVITIAINQEGFTAELDKAGYVTWLGRKEDVNTRDIQTAVLREIKKVQENTFSLTPNPVDGFGALRVAERLIASPEQTLTLRKATIDDMELFFFWVNDPLTRKNSFRQEPITWNEHVSWFENKLNSCQTNMWVLQTPQGLPVGQIRFDREGEKADIDYSLDPMVRGRGWGNTLLELGLVEFKSVHRDIALQGRVKSDNLPSRRVFQRLNFIEENKGGGKRFSLAVLSDCNSWINTYIPSLLADWLHQGHSVLWVHRSYELVPGDFCFLLGCGQLVPSKIRAMFRHNLVVHESDLPRGKGWSPMTWQILEGKDKIPVSLIEAMEKVDSGDIYIQEYIEFAGQELVEELRQKQAKTTVDLCKRFVDGYPEKVMQGRQQKGPESFYPRRTPADSRIDPDKTICEQFNLLRVVDNKRYPAFFELNGQRYILKIEKMTKPTE, from the coding sequence ATGAACATTGCCATTCGTGTTGATGCATCTTTCCAAATAGGCACCGGCCATGTTATGCGCTGTCTGACTCTGGCTCATGAGTTACGCAGGAAAGGTGTGCAGGTACTTTTTATTTGCCGGGAGCATCCAGGCCATTTATGTGAAATGATTGCCTCCTGTGGATTTAAAGTTGCCCGGCTTGGGTTTAATCTTCATAATTATGGTGAAGAGAGATTGAAAAACAGTAGATGTGAAAAAGGACAAGATTTGTTAACTCATAGCGGATGGCTAGGCGTGGATCAGGATGTTGATGTCCGGCAAACAACGGATGCCTTACAAGAAAACCCGTCCTGGGATTGGTTGATAGTAGATCATTATGCTCTTGATGTTCTTTGGGAATCTTCAATGCAGAAGGTGGCAAAAAAAATCATGGTCATGGATGATCTGGCTGATCGTGTTCATGATTGTGATATATTGTTAGACCAGAACTACTTTGAAGAACCGGAAAAGCGGTATAAGGGCCTGTTGCCAGATGATTGTGAGACATTTTTGGGTCCCAAATATGCTCTAATCAGGCCTGAATTTCGGCTGGCCAGGCGATTTACCTGCATGCGTGGTAATGGAATAGCAAGGATTCTGGTCTATTTCGGTGGTAACGACCCGGTCAATCTGAGCGGGATGACTCTGGATGCCCTAGATACGCCTGAGCTTCGGCATTTGTTAGTAGACGTGGTTTTAGGGTCAAACAATCCACACCTGGAAGAAATAAAAAAACAGGCAAAAAAGCGCCCTGGTACAAGGTTGCATGTTCAACCAAATAGTTTTGTCGAATTGCTCCTGAGGGCTGATTTATGTATAGGAGCAGGAGGGACAACTACCTGGGAAAGATTATGTCTTGGCTTGCCGGGTATTGTGATTACTATAGCAATAAACCAGGAGGGTTTTACAGCAGAACTGGATAAAGCAGGGTATGTAACCTGGCTTGGCCGGAAGGAGGATGTTAATACCCGTGATATTCAGACTGCTGTGCTGCGGGAAATTAAAAAGGTGCAGGAAAACACCTTTTCCCTTACACCCAATCCGGTGGATGGTTTTGGCGCTTTACGTGTTGCGGAAAGGCTTATTGCTTCTCCAGAGCAAACGCTTACTTTGCGTAAGGCTACTATAGATGATATGGAATTGTTTTTCTTTTGGGTTAATGATCCGTTGACCAGGAAAAATTCTTTCCGGCAAGAACCCATAACATGGAATGAACATGTGTCCTGGTTCGAAAACAAGCTGAATTCCTGCCAGACAAACATGTGGGTTTTACAAACGCCACAGGGGTTGCCTGTGGGACAAATACGTTTTGATAGAGAAGGTGAAAAAGCGGACATTGATTACAGCCTGGACCCAATGGTTCGCGGACGTGGTTGGGGGAATACCTTACTGGAATTGGGACTCGTGGAGTTCAAGTCAGTTCATAGAGATATTGCCTTGCAAGGCAGGGTGAAGTCAGATAATTTACCCTCCAGGCGTGTTTTTCAGCGCTTGAATTTTATTGAAGAAAATAAGGGGGGGGGTAAGCGTTTTTCACTCGCCGTACTTTCCGACTGTAACAGTTGGATAAATACATATATTCCATCGCTGCTTGCTGATTGGCTGCATCAGGGGCACTCTGTCTTGTGGGTGCATCGTTCATACGAACTGGTTCCGGGAGATTTCTGTTTTCTGCTCGGATGTGGTCAATTAGTACCCTCAAAAATCAGGGCAATGTTCAGGCATAATTTGGTGGTTCATGAAAGCGATCTACCACGGGGTAAAGGTTGGTCCCCTATGACATGGCAAATACTTGAGGGTAAAGATAAAATTCCGGTAAGTTTGATTGAGGCAATGGAAAAAGTGGACAGCGGTGATATTTATATTCAGGAGTATATCGAATTTGCTGGTCAAGAACTGGTGGAAGAGTTGAGGCAAAAGCAGGCAAAGACAACTGTTGATTTATGCAAGAGGTTTGTGGACGGTTATCCAGAGAAAGTCATGCAGGGGCGTCAGCAAAAAGGACCGGAAAGCTTTTATCCGAGGCGAACCCCTGCTGACAGCCGTATTGATCCGGATAAAACTATCTGTGAGCAATTCAATCTGCTTCGGGTCGTTGATAACAAGCGATATCCGGCCTTTTTTGAATTAAACGGACAGAGGTATATACTGAAGATTGAAAAGATGACTAAACCAACGGAGTAA
- a CDS encoding GxxExxY protein — translation MLYEELTYNIQGACFEVYKTMGCGFLESVYQECMEIEFAERGIPFEAQKELKLVYKERQLKQRYVPDFICYDKIIVELKAVSKLGDEHKVQTLNYLYATGQRLGLLINFGCYPKLEYKRMIV, via the coding sequence ATGCTTTACGAAGAACTGACCTATAATATCCAGGGGGCCTGTTTCGAGGTATACAAAACAATGGGCTGTGGTTTTTTGGAATCGGTTTATCAGGAATGCATGGAAATAGAATTTGCTGAACGGGGAATACCATTTGAAGCGCAAAAGGAGCTTAAGTTGGTATATAAAGAAAGGCAGTTGAAGCAGCGTTATGTGCCGGATTTTATTTGTTACGACAAGATCATTGTGGAATTAAAAGCAGTTAGCAAACTTGGAGATGAACACAAGGTCCAGACGCTGAACTATTTGTACGCAACCGGACAGCGGTTGGGGTTACTGATCAATTTCGGGTGTTACCCAAAACTTGAATATAAGCGGATGATTGTTTAA
- a CDS encoding PIG-L family deacetylase, whose translation MNDTVLIIAAHPDDEVLGCGGTIAWHAARGDDVHILIMAEGITSRDQARDVTARKDDLSALAATAQKTGLFLGAKTVELLAFPDNRMDTMPLLDVIKGVETRLEQIMPSLVYTHHLGDLNIDHQITHRAVTTACRPYPGQTVKTLLFFEVLSSTDWQIASPATVFVPNWFVDISRSHNGITFLEKKLQALEMYTDEMHSFPHARSLEAVKSLARMRGASVGVEAAEGFMVGRCIR comes from the coding sequence ATGAACGATACAGTATTAATTATAGCCGCTCATCCGGACGATGAAGTCCTGGGATGCGGTGGTACTATAGCCTGGCATGCTGCCCGGGGTGACGATGTTCATATCCTTATCATGGCGGAGGGTATCACCAGCCGGGATCAGGCGCGCGATGTAACAGCCAGGAAGGATGACCTGTCTGCGCTGGCAGCAACTGCTCAAAAGACCGGCCTTTTTCTTGGCGCAAAGACCGTTGAACTGCTTGCTTTTCCGGACAATCGTATGGATACTATGCCTCTTCTGGATGTGATCAAAGGGGTGGAAACACGCCTGGAACAGATAATGCCTTCTCTTGTTTACACGCATCACCTTGGGGACTTAAACATTGACCATCAGATCACCCATCGGGCTGTAACCACTGCCTGTCGTCCTTACCCCGGACAAACGGTAAAGACGCTTTTGTTTTTCGAGGTTCTCTCCAGTACGGACTGGCAGATTGCGAGTCCGGCAACAGTGTTTGTCCCCAACTGGTTTGTGGACATATCGCGTTCTCATAATGGGATCACGTTTCTGGAAAAAAAGCTTCAGGCATTGGAAATGTATACAGATGAAATGCATTCTTTCCCTCACGCAAGGTCTCTGGAAGCGGTCAAAAGTCTGGCCCGTATGCGCGGAGCAAGTGTTGGTGTGGAAGCAGCGGAGGGTTTTATGGTTGGAAGGTGTATTAGATGA
- the pseI gene encoding pseudaminic acid synthase — protein sequence MNIANRRISRQTEPFIIAEMSGNHNQSLGRALEIVDAAAMSGVHALKLQTYTPDTMTLDVSEGEFFISDDESLWKGRTLYDLYREAHTPWEWHEPIFKRARELGLIVFSTPFDETAVDFLENLDVPCYKIASFENTDIPLIRKVASTGKPVIISTGMATIAELDETVRTAREYGCKDIVLLKCTSTYPATPENSNILTIPHMRELFGCEVGLSDHTLGIGVATASIAMGATVIEKHFTLSRADGGVDAAFSLEPEEMKTLVKETKQAWQALGKVSYGPLEIEKKSMIFRRSLYITRDLEPGDMLTKDNLRTVRPGNGLPPKYYDILLGKKVTRGVRKGTPVSWDLVG from the coding sequence ATGAATATTGCAAATAGACGAATTTCCCGGCAAACCGAACCATTTATTATTGCCGAGATGTCAGGCAATCACAACCAGTCTCTGGGTCGCGCACTGGAGATTGTCGATGCAGCAGCCATGTCCGGTGTGCATGCCTTAAAACTCCAGACCTATACCCCTGACACCATGACCCTGGACGTGAGTGAGGGAGAATTTTTCATTTCTGATGATGAAAGTTTGTGGAAAGGGCGCACCTTGTACGACCTTTACCGGGAGGCCCATACTCCCTGGGAATGGCATGAGCCGATTTTTAAACGAGCCAGGGAATTGGGGCTGATTGTCTTCAGCACACCATTTGATGAAACGGCAGTGGATTTTTTGGAAAACCTGGACGTACCTTGTTACAAAATCGCTTCTTTTGAAAATACGGATATTCCTCTAATCCGTAAAGTGGCATCCACCGGAAAACCCGTAATCATTTCCACAGGCATGGCTACTATCGCTGAACTTGACGAGACGGTTCGCACGGCACGGGAATACGGCTGTAAGGATATTGTGCTGCTCAAATGTACCAGTACCTATCCGGCTACGCCCGAAAACTCTAATATTTTAACCATCCCACATATGCGCGAGTTATTTGGCTGTGAAGTAGGACTTTCCGATCATACCCTCGGCATCGGAGTTGCGACTGCGAGCATTGCTATGGGTGCAACGGTAATAGAAAAACATTTTACCCTGAGTCGTGCTGACGGTGGAGTTGATGCTGCTTTTTCTCTTGAACCGGAGGAAATGAAAACGTTAGTGAAAGAAACAAAACAGGCCTGGCAAGCTTTGGGTAAGGTAAGCTACGGACCACTGGAAATTGAAAAAAAGTCTATGATATTTCGTCGTTCACTTTACATAACCAGAGATTTAGAACCCGGCGACATGCTGACAAAGGACAATTTACGCACCGTTCGTCCCGGCAACGGCCTTCCACCAAAATACTATGATATACTCCTTGGGAAAAAGGTAACAAGGGGAGTCAGAAAAGGTACTCCGGTGAGCTGGGATTTAGTAGGATGA
- a CDS encoding methyltransferase domain-containing protein — protein sequence MKKNNKPPQSIAEFNVAIHRSKGIGTWRTLYKHFLDKLNIDSIIEVGVGSLDFLKEISCCRKVAMDAGNSLKEDFKSMDIEFIQADLDKSELPDPGMFDVAVCSDVFEHLIYPERTLKYIKDILKEHGFLFSHVPNEYRFLKTLSIMTGLSEGLYFHKHCEEYNDPHLRRFTKIGFEKFLKREFKYNLFIGDLRYGLVARMFKIFHFIPYAVEGGPTFISTNDKVVFEQLRKIKNEL from the coding sequence ATGAAAAAAAATAACAAACCACCACAATCTATTGCTGAGTTTAATGTTGCAATCCATCGCTCCAAAGGAATAGGAACCTGGCGCACATTATACAAGCATTTTTTAGATAAATTAAACATTGATTCAATTATTGAAGTGGGAGTTGGCTCTCTAGATTTTTTAAAGGAAATTTCTTGTTGCAGAAAAGTAGCAATGGACGCAGGGAATTCGTTGAAAGAAGACTTTAAAAGCATGGACATAGAATTCATTCAAGCAGATCTTGATAAAAGCGAGTTGCCAGATCCAGGAATGTTTGATGTTGCCGTGTGCTCTGATGTTTTTGAGCATCTTATATATCCTGAAAGAACTTTAAAATATATAAAGGACATTCTTAAAGAGCATGGCTTCCTGTTTTCCCATGTACCCAACGAATACAGATTTTTGAAAACCTTGTCCATAATGACAGGTTTATCGGAGGGTTTATATTTCCACAAACACTGCGAAGAATATAATGATCCACATCTTCGTAGGTTTACCAAAATAGGTTTTGAGAAATTCTTGAAACGCGAATTTAAATATAATCTTTTTATTGGTGATTTACGGTATGGACTTGTGGCTCGTATGTTTAAAATTTTTCATTTTATTCCATATGCTGTTGAGGGCGGTCCAACATTTATTAGCACAAACGATAAAGTGGTGTTTGAACAGCTTAGAAAAATAAAAAACGAGTTATGA
- a CDS encoding FkbM family methyltransferase encodes MNRASKNTLLKIATEVGLTALDVGSRGGVSNDLRPLSRAVDYYGFEPEPTECERLKREINHSPWKSVTYLATALADKDRELKLNLYRQRGCSSVFNAQRDVGKRFSRGGDYIHDGEVSISAKCLDNVVKEHKIPSPAHMKIDVQGMEVDVFNGAHEALTNSLVGIRTEVEFFPLYEGQPLFAEVDQTLRPYGFVPMRWLELHEWRRNTRVKYPFCSSGELPCSRGQIIHGDVLYLLQPEVIEGNTEVDARRLIRLGLIAICYEHLDHAQAAFSHPIVARYLGDKVNADLWAVLKQISRRLKRKAWFVAQGVRISKILNKSADD; translated from the coding sequence TTGAATCGTGCATCAAAAAATACATTGCTCAAAATTGCAACTGAGGTTGGCCTTACAGCTTTGGATGTAGGGTCACGGGGAGGTGTTTCAAACGATCTTCGGCCATTGTCTCGTGCCGTAGACTATTATGGCTTTGAACCAGAACCTACTGAATGCGAACGACTCAAACGCGAAATTAATCATTCTCCATGGAAAAGTGTGACGTATCTGGCAACAGCACTTGCTGACAAAGATCGAGAACTCAAATTAAATCTCTATCGGCAGCGAGGTTGTTCTTCTGTTTTCAATGCTCAGCGTGATGTGGGTAAACGTTTTTCAAGGGGGGGGGACTATATACATGATGGTGAAGTATCTATAAGTGCGAAGTGTCTCGACAATGTTGTCAAAGAGCATAAAATACCATCACCTGCCCACATGAAAATTGACGTTCAGGGTATGGAAGTGGATGTGTTCAATGGCGCTCATGAAGCATTGACAAATTCACTGGTTGGGATACGAACAGAAGTAGAGTTTTTCCCTTTGTATGAAGGGCAACCACTTTTTGCTGAAGTTGACCAGACACTGCGCCCATATGGGTTTGTCCCAATGAGATGGCTTGAATTACATGAGTGGCGCAGAAATACCCGTGTCAAATACCCATTTTGTAGCAGCGGGGAACTTCCCTGTTCTCGGGGACAGATCATACATGGCGATGTTCTTTACTTGTTGCAACCGGAAGTGATTGAAGGTAATACAGAAGTCGATGCTCGTCGACTTATCCGGTTGGGATTGATCGCTATTTGTTATGAGCATTTGGATCATGCTCAAGCGGCATTTTCACATCCAATTGTAGCAAGGTATCTTGGTGATAAGGTCAACGCAGATTTGTGGGCTGTACTGAAACAAATTTCACGCCGATTAAAAAGAAAGGCTTGGTTTGTTGCTCAGGGGGTTAGAATCAGTAAGATTCTAAATAAGAGTGCAGATGACTAG
- a CDS encoding glycosyltransferase family 4 protein: protein MTRRNLRVCFPFVGDTVGGSHLSSWQLICALQEMSVETMILVHQKGKYLQWLEDQGGKCEIVELPYICPGLRSIYNWFRILSSTWSVRKLLRKLDIDLIHCNDSRMNATWAIWAKAANIPMVWHQRSTWSIGRQARVSLRFASGVISISQFIAKAVPHLSIPHRMIYNPVVMEQRDKADCAWQIREELGLSKDVQLIGCFGNSQAWKRPDTVVQAATILNKEFTNKIKILWCGDDRDGLLDRMLLLAGQSCPVLRIPFRSDVLTAMAGCNIVVAASEREPFGRSIVEAMSVGVPVVASNAGGHCEIIEHEKNGLLFPVGDEKACASAIIRLLKDEKLRQDFVKAGRETARRFDPMRHAREILDFYNQLLGMNNREAYDPRKHEY from the coding sequence ATGACTAGACGTAATCTTCGTGTCTGCTTTCCGTTTGTTGGCGATACGGTTGGCGGTAGTCATCTGTCATCATGGCAGTTAATATGTGCATTACAAGAAATGTCGGTCGAAACTATGATCCTTGTTCATCAAAAAGGGAAGTACTTGCAATGGCTTGAAGATCAGGGAGGTAAATGTGAAATAGTGGAACTACCATACATTTGTCCTGGACTCAGGTCAATATATAATTGGTTTAGGATATTATCGAGTACTTGGTCTGTCCGGAAACTTTTACGGAAACTGGATATCGACTTGATTCATTGCAATGATTCACGTATGAATGCAACTTGGGCTATATGGGCGAAAGCTGCTAATATTCCAATGGTTTGGCATCAACGATCAACATGGTCAATTGGTAGGCAGGCTAGAGTTTCATTACGGTTTGCAAGTGGGGTGATTTCTATTTCACAATTTATTGCCAAAGCTGTTCCGCACCTATCTATTCCTCATAGAATGATTTATAATCCTGTAGTTATGGAGCAACGTGACAAGGCAGATTGTGCCTGGCAAATAAGAGAAGAATTGGGATTGTCTAAAGATGTGCAACTGATTGGATGTTTTGGGAATTCTCAAGCATGGAAACGTCCTGATACAGTTGTCCAAGCCGCAACAATTCTTAATAAAGAGTTTACGAATAAAATCAAGATACTCTGGTGTGGTGATGATCGTGACGGTTTGCTTGACAGGATGCTTCTTTTGGCAGGTCAATCCTGCCCTGTACTCAGGATACCATTTCGCTCGGATGTATTGACTGCAATGGCAGGTTGCAATATTGTTGTTGCTGCATCGGAGAGGGAACCCTTTGGCCGTTCAATAGTTGAAGCAATGTCAGTGGGTGTGCCTGTAGTGGCCAGTAATGCCGGCGGTCATTGCGAGATTATAGAACATGAAAAGAATGGCTTGCTTTTCCCAGTAGGAGATGAAAAAGCTTGTGCTTCTGCAATTATTCGTCTCTTGAAAGATGAAAAGTTACGGCAAGACTTTGTTAAGGCTGGCCGGGAGACAGCCAGACGATTTGATCCGATGCGTCATGCCCGGGAGATACTGGATTTTTATAACCAACTGCTTGGAATGAATAACAGGGAGGCGTATGATCCGAGAAAACATGAATATTGA